The DNA window gcctgctcggccggaGTCTTCGCGCGAGGGCAGCCCTTAACGGTTGCCCAGCAATTGGGCCTAACggaattgggcctgctcggctggtaacaagggttgggcctgctcggcccagtccagaacaggagccccccaaatCATTAGCCATATAAGGGTGGTGACTTTAACGAGGAGGTTTAGCCGAGCACGGGTAACGTTTCCAATTCTTGGGCTACTCGAGGACTTTGGTCGGCCGTTGTCTTTGGTTTTTGACGTTTTGGTTGTCACTCGTCAGCGTGATTGACAGGTGTCAGCTGTACAGGCTGTAATCATTACTGCGCCGTTTTTAGGGATGGAAATAGGCGGCGTCTTTTGGAGTTCCCAAGACCTTTGGGACGCGTGGCAGCCTTTCGTGGAGGGAGCCGCCTTTGGGGTGTAGGCAATGATGgcgtctcctaggctgcctaggccatcatgacaccctttggccttcTTTCCCTATATAAGGAGTGAGGAGGTCACTCATTTGACACTTAACATTTTCCAAGCCTTCAAGATTCGCTCACTGCTCTCCTCCTCGTCTCGTTCATATCTTCTTCGCTTTCTTCAAGTAAGTTCCTCGTCtccttcatatttttatttaagttttatgtatTAGTTTTGAGTGCGGAGGGCGCGATTGATGAGTGTGACGAGCAAGATTTATGAATTAGCCGAGGAAACCTAGAAGATAATCGTTTCTCCCATGCGTTTGCCGAGTGAGTTTTGAGTGAACAGAGCTAAAACGTTTGAATGAGACGTCCAGCTTTTAGGATTACTAGGGAGTAGTATGAAGGCCACGAGCAGTGGAGGTTGCATGTCTCGGTGAGGGCATGAATTTGCCGACCTCCGCTGCGTGCGACGATTATGCTGGGCGCTTTAGCTCGTCGGCCATTTGACGATTGGGGGAATTTTCCTCGTCccttttcctcgccctttcacttgacttgcggtggaagggtggattcgaccagtcgaattcacggtttcctctgcttttcaggtaaatggctgATGAGAACAAGGATGACGTCGTCTTCGACATTTCAGATGGGGACGAAGCTGTTGGCTCGCAAGAGGACGCTCCCGTCGTCGAGACCTCCCCTAGGGCACTTGAAGAATGGGTGGCCGTTGCTCCGAGGATGATTGCATCGCGCTTCACGAGTCGTCCCAAGGAAGCCTTTAACGTCATCGAGGACCTTGACCAAgacgaggagccttcttggggcGCCTTTGTGCCCAAATCTCACCAGAGGATCTGCTCGCAATTCCCCGGCCCCCGTTTCGCAATGTATGAGTTCGTCTTTAAGGAGGCTGGTCTTCGTCTCCCCTTTACTCATTTGCAACGGAGTGTCTTCAGTTGGTTGCGCCTCTGCCCGTCTCAGCTTCATCCCAACGCTTTAGCGTTCTTGAGGGCTTTTGAGATCGTATGCGGGTACTTGGAGGTCGAAGCGACTCTGCCCCTTTTCTTCAGAGTGTTTCATTTGCAGAGGTTGCGTGATCCAgacggcaagtggagttgggtgtcgtttaagcagccgaagaagctgttcgccatttACCAGGACTCTATCAAGCATTTTAAGAGTCGGTATTTTATGATTAAGCCGCTCACTCCTGACGCCGAGAATCATTTGTTCGAGGAGCGCGAGTATATTGAGGATGGGGTGAGGAGAGTGGGCCCAGCTGCCCGGTTCCCGTTAGAGTGGCAACCTGACCATTTCGAGCGTGGGACCGACTATTACATCTTCCGGGACGAGGATCTCAATGAGCGCGATACAGGGGGGTATCAGCGGCTCGTTTCTTTTGTGGACGGGTTTAGACCGGCAATATGTACATATCCCAACGGGGATCCCCTATTCGAGGAAGACGGAGGCCCTATGCTGGAGCCTCGGCACATCAACACCAAAGCTGTCCTCGAGTGCGGAAGTTACGGGGACGCTATGATTTTGTTAGGTGAGATAGCTTTTATTTGTTCAAACAATacctttttggttctaactctttattttgcaggaaaaatggccgacTTGCATGACAAAGTTACGAAGATGCGGGCCAAGAACAAGGGGGCCATCAAAGCGTCTGGGAAACCATCGCGGGTCGAGGAGGTCAAGGCGGCTGCCGCGGGTGTCCCTGACAGTGGCTCTCCTTCGTCAGTTGGGACGACCTCGCGTGGTTCTCCAGCCGGAAAGAAGCAAAAGAATGAGGGGACCGCGGAGCTTCGTCCTCTTATCATTGACAACCCCTCTGATGAAGACATAGTGCTGCCCTCTTGTACTCTGCACAGGGGAATCTTCTCAAAGAAGAATGTGCTCCTcgagcgcgaggaggtgaggcacATCGTCAGGCGGGACCGGGTGGCTCGAGACAAGGACCTGTCCGAGGACCTCGAAaggatgatgagggtggccgccttGGCCTTGGCTCTCAATGCTCAAAATGTCTGTCCTCAGAAGGACTACGATGCTCTCCAGACTAAATATGATGAGTTAGAGCACGAGTTCGAACAGTACAAGGACAAGTATGAGGTCCAGAGCGGCATAGTGGAGGACCTCGTCAAAGAGCAGAATAAGGTCGCGGACTTGGAGGCCGAGGGAAAAAGGCTCCGCGAGCGAATTGCTGAGTTGGAGAGGGCTCATCTCCCTGCTGCCGAGGAGGATGAGGACGAGAAAGCCTTGGTGACGCGTTCTCAGCTTCTGGGCAAGGTTCGGGAGCTGGAGATCGACTGTGTCGCTACCTTGGGGGTCGGTTTTAAAGCTGCCGTGGATCAGCTGAAAGTCCTCAACCCGCGCCTGGTGACGAAGGGTATTGGTCCATATCACAAGGTCGTGGACGGGCGAATTGAACCAAACCCGGAGTTCGAGGACTGGGAAGACGAGCAGGGGCCCCCGGGTGAGGACAACGGTGCCGAGGATGAGGACGGTGATGTCTGATCTTTTTATTCTTGGTTGTGGCCTGTGTGCCAATTTTGTGGCCTGCGCGCCAatattttgtggcctgcgtgccaatgttTTTAAAGGGGCGATGCCCGGATAatgtttgtaatatttggatatcccGGCCAGTTTGGTCGGATTTTAATGTCATTGTGCTTTATGTTTCAACATTTACTTGTGCTTATCTGATTTTATCGTTGAATGTTTTATGTCTATGCTCGAATAATGCTAGTGCTCGACCGAGGTTTATGGCCCGGGCGTGTGgggaacggtccgggtgcgcagagtaggtgtgcgctataagcgagctcgaggccgcggtcggggccaggtgctcgcggcgtgaacgatcccatcgcgagctggggttctgccgtgcaggtacttccgcggagggtctgtgtgtaaggcccgccgcgtagtcggctttgcctcctggtagggttatccgactgaagctgtcgtggagcatacgcgcttgtaccatggcgcgagtcctTGCCCAGCTTTCCTCGTGTTCGTTACGAGCGGCCGAGtagcgttaggttgtttctaactgtagtagcgtctgagtttttcagcgttccaaggtcgagcaagtttttcaccgagtaggttctcgaggtaatacgcaccgttttcggttttgtcgtaaactcggtacgggccttcccaattcggggctagtttgccttcgcgtgaatctttcatgttcctacggagcactaagtctccgacttcgaaggagcgcttgataactttggtgtcatgtcttaatgctatttgttgtttcaatttcgcttctcgcaggGAGGATCCTGTCcggatctcctcgaccatgtcgagctcttctctcatagcttcgtcgttgagttcttcctcgagaggtgactcagtccgacgagacggttctcggatctccacgggaatcacggcttcggtgccataGGTTAGCCTGAATGGTGTTTCGCCCGTGGTTGAATGTGGGGTCGTCCTGTatgcccagaggacgctgtgtagctcttcgacccaagcttttttcgCTTCGCCTAGCCTTCTCTTCAATCCACGGAGAatgacccggttggcggcttcagcctgtccgttggtttgggggtgctcgaccgaagtgaagtgttgctttgtcccgagtttggccacgaattcctggaattttctgtccgtgaactgggtgccgttgtcagttattatcgcctgtggtactccgaatcgagcgagtatgttcctcttgtaaaatcggagtacgttttgggatgtgattttagcgagcgcttcagcttctatccattttgtgaagtaatctacAACGACCACCAGATATTTGTTTTGGTAGGAtccgaccgggaaaggtccgaggaggtccattccccacgtAGAGAAAGGCCAAGGTGAGGAGAGATATTTGAGCTCGTTTGGTGGTGCgaggtgcatgtcggcgtgacgctggcatttgtcgcatttcttgacatactctttggcgtcctgctgcatggtcggccagtaatagccggctctgagggctttcctagcTAGTGACCGCCCACCGAGGTGCTGGCCGTTGATTCCATCATGGAGCTCCTGGAGTACCTCTAGTGCTTGCGAGGCatcgatgcatttaaggagggggATGGAGAAACCTCGTCGGTACAGCTTGTTTTCGAGGATAGTGTATGAGCACGCTCGTCTCTTAATTGTTGAGGCTTCTTTCGCATCGGCGGGGAGCTCGTCTTTTGTGAGGAAGTTGTACactggggtcatccagcattGGTCGTCCCCGATGGCAAATATCTGTAGAACTCGCGCGTTTTCGCCTACACTTGACCTGGGCAGAATTTCTTGGATAACCGATTtgtttccccctttctttctcgtgctcgcaagtttggacagtatgtcggcgcgcgagttgtgttctcgggggatatgctcgacttctgctttggcgaattttttcatcttatctcTAACGAGCGCGAGATATTCGGCGAGTAcgtcgtttttggcctggtatTCGCCGCTGATATgagatgcgacgagttgggaatcAGTGTAGATCTTGACCTCTCGTGCCCCTATGTCCTCGGCGAGTCTCAGTCCCGCGAGGAGGGCTtcatactcggcctggttgttcgacgtgttgaaGGAGAGGACTAAAGATACTTCTATGATAAGACCTTCGTCGTTTTCCAAGATAATGCCTGCCCCGCTGCCCGAGCTGCTCGacgcgccatctacgtagatggtccacttgtCTTTAGTTGTGTCGGGCGAATCGGCGATAGAGGTCATCTCGGCTACGAAGTCCGCTAGCGCCTGAGCTTTTAATGCTTTCCTGCTTTCATACTGTACGTCGAATTCCgaaagctcgagggaccatcttaacattctgccggccatgtctggtcggctgaggagttgttTGATGGGTTGATCCGTCCGAACGAAGAttgtgtgggcgaggaagtagtatcgtAGCCTCCTAGCCGCTATTactagggccatggcgactttctcgatctgttggtatcgtACCTCGGGTCCCTGTAGGGCTTTGCTGGTAAAATACACAGGTTTTTGCCCGTCTATGGTTTCTCGGATCAAAGCCGCACTGACTGCCtcgtttgagacggccaggtaAAGGTACAGAGGCTCGTTGTCGTCGGGACGAGAAAGGACGGGCGGCGAGGAAAGTACTTGCTTGAGGTGTGCCAGTGCTTGCTCGCACTCTTCGGACCACTCAAAGGCTGCTTCTTTGCGTAGCAGTTTAAAGAAAGGGAGggcgtgctgggcggatttcgcgacgaaacgtgatggcgcagtgagcatcccgtttaatacttggatggattttttattgttaggagtaGGGAGCTCAGAGAATGCTcagcatttatccgggttggcttctattccccgttcggtcagatagaaaccgaggaattttcctgctcggacgccgaaagtgcatttctctgggttgaagcgcatcttgcaggatctggcccgctcgaatacgcgctcgagatgggaggtgtggtcggtgtcccctcgagacttgacgatcatatcgtccatgtatacctcgagggtgtcgccgatctcccctcgaaacactttgttcatcatccgttgatacgtggatcccgcgtttttgaggccgaagggcattacgttgtagtaatagttgcccgactcggtcataaacgccgtgtactgcttgtcgctcctcgccatggggatctggttgtaacctgaataagcatccataaaagacaatagtttatagccggccgagttgtcgaccagtctatcaatgtttGGTAAAGGATatgcgtcttttggacatgcccgattaacatcagtataatcaacacacattctccatggagagcaagatgggggggtacctgcaaggttctccgatgcttaagtcagtagctatcagagaatgaggtttagagtgaaaaatagaatacctgaccctctagtgaaagagggtatttatagcccccagcgctgggccaaggttccctaattgggccagatCCAACtagaggcccacgtgctagggaactgccagaacgccccgtgctagggctgagtcaccaggagactcacgttctggatgcacatagcgtagggttcggagatggttgaccgaatccttcgctgagacgtgacgcgtggtcttcgcgcgtggataGCTCTCGGTGGTTATCCAGTGAGTCGGCCCAAAagatttgggcctgctcggccggaGTCTTCGCGCGGGGGCAGCCCTTAACGGTTGCCCAGCAATTGGGCCTAAGggaattgggcctgctcggctggtaacaagggttgggcctgctcggcccagtccagaacaccaACCATACCCTAAATGATCTCTCCTCCCTTAAAGCAAACAACCCTAAGTAATTATGTCAATTAGTAAACGTTAattcaaacaaataaaaataaaaacaaagaacCGCCATTCATTTGGCGGCTCCTAATGGCGGCTCCTAGTTAATACTAGTAAATGCACATTTCAAAAGCAGTCCACATGGAatagaatttatttaaaaaataggaaAAGTAGGagagaaaaattgaaaaaaagggAATATCAAAGCAGAGTCCCGAGGGTCTGAAAATGCGGCACTGTTTGGAGAGAAACAATTGGTTATTTACTCCAGCAACCCAATACCTGTCCGCATCACAAACCTTCCCCGGTCGCCGTTTGACACGTTACAGTGCCAAAATCTTAAAAAACTGAGTAACGAATAAAAAAGCTACATATACAATAATGAAACTGAGAAATAAACTAACCACTACAAAACAGCGCGCATTGCACACCGGAAAAGAGGAAAAATTCCGTCGACTTCTTCATGGAGAGACAAAATATTGCGTATCAAATTCTGGTTGATCGGTGTCGGAGCTTGGAGGAGAAACAAGTGAAATTAACGGAGCAGTTCAATGAGTTGATGCAGGAGAAGGTCAAAGACGATGAAGATTATTCAGCCGCTGGTTTCTTTTCCGGTTTCTTCTTCTCTATAAGTCCATATGCTAATGTTTTGAAATGCATGGGACATGCCGTTCATATCCATAGAGTTTCCTCCGGCGAGATCATATACTGGTAATACCTTTCTCCATAAACattccacttttttttttttttttatcttttagtgATTAGTtacatttacattttttttttgctttttatttCAGGAATGATTCGGCAGAAACTCTATATGGATGGAGGGAGAATGAGATAATTGGACAAAGAGTAGCGGATTTCCTAGTTGCTGAGGAATATTACGCATCTCTACGAAAAATTCTACAACACTTGATCACAGGAGTGCCGTGGTCTGGGCAGTTTCCTTTCAAGAAGAGGTCTGGTGAAATATTTATGGCAATGGTAACAAAAACTCCTTTTTACGAAGGCGGCGAGCTTGTTGGTGTCATCACTGTTTCTAGTGATGCATCTGTATTTAACTCTAAGGGTTTCGAAGAACGAAGAACTTGCCAATCTCGTGTGAAGGACCAACCGGGAATTCAAAGGTTAAAAAGGATTCAGTGGCCTCCACGTCCACAAATTGCATCATCTGTTCCTAATGTGGTTAGTTTCATCACTACTTCATCTGAAACTTCGAGTTGAAATCCTTGCTAGTGATACTTCATTTGTATGGTTAAATAATTTCAGGCAGCTAGAGTCCTTGCTAAGCTTCGAAGTGGGAGAGGTGGAGAACAAAGGAAGGATACTAGAAGTATTAAAGATAATTGCACAACTGATGATAATTCAGGAAGTAATAGAATGAATAATGGAAATGATTTATCTGGAAGTTCAGTTGAATTAACCATGCACCAGGATATTTCTaatggagaagataaagaaggaAATCTCCAAAAATGTAATTCTTTATTTGATGTAAATATAACAGATCCAAAAATTTCTGCACATGGAACTTCTAGTGATCTCAGAGATAGTTCAGCTAAACCATTCTCAAAGGACTGTTGTGAATGTTCTGGTTCTCCCTATCCCGAAGACCCTTTGTTAAGATTACGCTGTCCGTTCAATCCAAAGAAATTGGAGCCAGAAGCAATGAATAAGGATGAAGTGCAAAAGCAACAAGAAGGGTTGCCGTTGGCGAGCTCGAAGGAGAGTATTGGTGACAATCCGAGTTCATCAAGCAAAGAGAAAGGTGAATCAAACTCTATTGTAGAGTGTGATATCCATTGGGAAGACCTTCAATTAAGAAAAGAGATTGGGCAAGGTAGTTAATTTTGTTGTGAATTTTATGAGTCCCTTATGATGAAAAAACTTGTTGAAACTATCTGCTTCAAGAGACTGAGATAGGACAAAAAATTTATAATGGATGTTCCTTAAAATATTTAGGTAGAATTTAATTTTATCTATATTTTTCTGATGTTTTGCTTTATCTTACAGGTTCTTATGCTGTTGTTTATCATGGAATTTGGAATGCGTCGGTAAAAACTTAACATATTCTTCGATTGTCTTATAAGGAGTATTGACTTGCCATTTGCCtgaaaatttattttctttttatcagGATGTTGCTGTCAAGGTTTACTTTGGGAATGGATATGCTGAGGAGACTTTAAGAGACTACAAAAAAGAGGTATCTTCGTTTTTTTTATTGCCTTTCAGAGCCACTGGTCCCTGAAACTTTTGGTTTCTCACTTCAGGTTGATATAATGAAAAGATTGAGACACCCTAATGTATTGCTTTTCATGGGAGCAATCTATTCTCAGGAAAGGCATGCCATTGTGACAGAGTTGTTACCTAGGTAAGAGTTTGGAAAACTTCATCTTATAATTGTTATATTAACTGCTAAAGGAGTTATACTTGGGTTACATGAACATAAACTACAATGCATCTATTGCAGTTTTGTTTCATTAGATAATAGGCAAGTGCTTAGTGAATATGAATCTCTTGTTGACTGTGTGGACAAAATATCCAATTAACTTTCATTTTTGTGAAGAAATTATTGGGAACCATCTTgcattgattattattatgttttGCATTGGTAGAGGAAGCCTTTTCAGAACACTTCACAAGAACAATCAAACATTTGACATCAGAAGGCATCTTAGAATGGCTCTTGATGTTGTGAGTTACCCTCTCTCTTTCTCACATAGGCACACAAGTGTCAAGTTCAAGCCTTTATTTGCAATCTTTTGAACCACTTTGCTGTTTTTTATAGGCTAGAGGAATGAATTATCTTCATCACAGAAATCCACCAATAGTGCATAGAGACCTAAAATCTTCCAACCTGCTTGTTGATAAAAACTGGAATGTCAAGGTAAAAATTGCTTGAAAATAAGTTTGATAGTCCCATGTAGATTGAATATCTACCAGTTAATAatgagttttgttttttttctcagGTTGGAGACTTTGGCTTGTCGAAGTTGAAGGAAGCAACTTTATTGACTACCAAATCCGGAAGAGGAACCGTAATGACAACACTCACTTATTTTCTTTTTGATATACAAAATATCTGATTTGAACACCTAGTAACAGTGAATAAAATACTGTTTTTAATTAATTCAGTTTTATTGTTCTCTCTGTCAAATGCAGCCTCAATGGATGGCCCCTGAAGTTCTCCGCAGTGAACCTTCAAATGAAAAGTAACTCTTCGAAGCTGACACTTAATGTTTTGTGTTTAGTCTGGAAAATTTTGACGAAATTATTTTTATACAGGTCCGATGTGTTCAGCTATGGCGTCGTCCTATGGGAAATAATGACTCAATCTATTCCATGGAAAAATTTGAATTCCTTACAGGTTTCTCTCTGTCACATTCTCGCACACACGAATCACAAATACATCAGACATTTGTCTTTGCTTTCTGCTTCTGGACTAAGGTCTACTGCACATGGAATCAAGCTTATCTTGTATGTTTTCACATGCATCATCTCATATTGTAATTTATGTGTTTCATTTGAAAGGTTGTTGGAGTAGTAGGCTTTATGAATAGAAGACTGGACCTACCGGAGGGGCTGGATCCCCATGTAGCTTCAATCATAAATGACTGCTGGCAAAGGTGCTTTTACTGTATACATACATTCATTAATCCCTGCAGTTTTATTATGACAGAGATTAATCATTAATGTCTTGTAACTCAAACTGAAAATTTTACTTTTTGGTAAATATGTGTAGTGATCCAGAACAACGACCATCATTTGAAGAGCTAGTGCAGAGAATGATGTTGATTCTCAACAGAGTAACAACTTTGTCATTGAAGAGAATTGCAGAATCCTGAACATGCTATGTGGTTTAAGGGAGGAAGGTGGCAGGAAAAAATGCAGATTGTCATAGATATGAAAAATACTAGCCAACAAATTAAGTGGCAAATTATAGATAACCAAACAAGGGGGAGAAATAGAACAGGCACCTCAAGTAGGGTATCTTGTGACCCGAGTTACGGTTTAAGGAATCTTGATCCTCTACATCCGACAACAGGCAACTCTGCTAGATTAAGACAGAAAATCTAATGGTCTACAACTGATTTAGGATCCAATTTGTTGTGACTAGAGATGGTTATGCTGACTCTTTTGTGGGGACTACCTAGTGTTGTATAAGAATACACTACTTTTTTGGGCATGGATGAtagattaataatatttataccaAAATTATAGATACAAATCTTATACCCATTTTCTACATTAACTAGCAaaatacccgtgcgtccgcacgggtaaatttatttaatacgtCCGAAGAGTCATTTCTGAAAACTAGCGTTAGTTGTGACTTTTCACTGTACTGAATAAGCACCCTTAAGGGTTGGAAAAATAATCCCCTAAAATTATTATAACAAGTTCATCAAATATAGTTATAGTCGCCACCATGGCTGACCAAATCAATCCAAGAcccattttaattttaaaaatggacctcaattaaaaaaatgcaatttaaataattaaaaatgacataaaaataaatttaattatattcctTTTGACTTTTGATCAATCTCATTTTTTTTAGGTATTGGATTTTAATCATAgcattttttaattgatttttttatcataacatttttctatatctattaatattaatgaaaaaaattgaaccttccaaaatTTGGAGCATATCAAAAATTGAGACTCTGTGCAATAGAGTTTGTTGCTCCTGTATAGGGGCGGCCTTGATCGCCACCATATTGTCTACACATTTATAGAGAGAAAAACTCCAATATTACTTAAACCAACATATAGACATCTCGTGTTGTTTTTTAAGACATCTTGGTGGAAATTGTATTTGTTGTTAGAAGCACAATTGGAGTTTGACTGTATCATTATGATGCATTTGAGTTATATAAAAATAGAGTGAAGATGTTGTCACACTCTAAATCAAGATATTTTGATAATCACATGACATGTATTGAAGGTATAATCTCCATATAAAATGATACATGAAATTTAATACTAGTTAGTGTataaatactaaataaataaaaatgcaaagaAATGTTAAGGTGAAAAATATTACATCTTTTGCCTCCATGTGGTCTATTGCATTTCAAAACCCATGTAGATGATGACGAGTGTTATTTGAATAATCCATCCCTCTGCGGCACCATCCTACATATACAAAAatagaaatttatttatttttgatatagTTAAGTATGCATGTAATATaatgcaattaaaattttaaaattaacttaACGCATAAGGATGTGTTGCACTATGTCACTAATAGGGGTAGTTAATGACATacatatatatccctaattttgaaGTAAGAATACCCACCATCACATACTCTCTACTCCAAAATTCAACCGCTTTGCACATATCCCTATATAGTGTAGCCAAACAAGATGAGCCTTAACTATATTTGTTAGATTTATCAAAATCTTTAATCAGAGGTAGCCAACAAGAATGCACATAATTATTACTCTTGTTTGGcattaaaaatcaagaaaaaaccgTACAATATAAATGGAATTAAATCGTTGTATGGAAATTGGGAGACATCTTACAAAAACCTTTCGCCATGGTTGTTGGTCATGAAAACACATCCTCATGATACTATTATAGAAATACAAACATTGCATTCGTTTTCAAACAAGGGAACACAACTCGGTGACTGTTGGATCTTCCATCGTCTGTTTTGGGATTTCTAACCATGTATCAACAGTTTTGCATACTGCAAAGCTATGGTGTAAGTTGGCAAAATGTGGTTGTATGGTAAGTATAGAGGGACATTGCTAATGGATGTGGCACAAGATGAGAACAACAACATTTTCTCAATAGATTTTACATTAGTAAAAGGTGAGACAAAAAAAtacttggagtttctttctaaagaATTCAAGAATGCACATCACACCCTAACCCAATCTATGTAATATCTGAAAAACATGGATCAATTAAGAGTGCATATAATGATCCAAAAAATGAATGGCAATATCCTCCATCGTCACATATGTATTACATCAGACACATTGCACAGAACTTCACACGTGAGAAACAATCTACATTTACGCTCACTATTACAATTTATACCATTATCTTCATATACTTATCTTTGTTAATTTTTCCTATATGGGATATGCGTTGAATGAATCAACATTCAAGTACTACAGTGAAGAAATATGACGAACAAACATACATGCTTTAAGATGGGCAAAGAAGATTCCAAGAGAAAAATGGGAAAGAGTGTATGACGGAGGACAACGATGAGGCACACATGACAACCAACCTTGCTAAAGCAATGAACTCGATGCTTAAGACCACCCGCAACCTATCCATCACTTCTTTGGCACAATCAACATACTATACATTGGGATCTCTGTTTGGGAAACAAAACCATGACTTGACAAAAATGTTGGCCTTTGGCCAAGTTTACATAAATAATTGTAATATAGGTATTGTTGAAG is part of the Vicia villosa cultivar HV-30 ecotype Madison, WI linkage group LG2, Vvil1.0, whole genome shotgun sequence genome and encodes:
- the LOC131647034 gene encoding uncharacterized protein LOC131647034 isoform X1 produces the protein MERQNIAYQILVDRCRSLEEKQVKLTEQFNELMQEKVKDDEDYSAAGFFSGFFFSISPYANVLKCMGHAVHIHRVSSGEIIYWNDSAETLYGWRENEIIGQRVADFLVAEEYYASLRKILQHLITGVPWSGQFPFKKRSGEIFMAMVTKTPFYEGGELVGVITVSSDASVFNSKGFEERRTCQSRVKDQPGIQRLKRIQWPPRPQIASSVPNVAARVLAKLRSGRGGEQRKDTRSIKDNCTTDDNSGSNRMNNGNDLSGSSVELTMHQDISNGEDKEGNLQKCNSLFDVNITDPKISAHGTSSDLRDSSAKPFSKDCCECSGSPYPEDPLLRLRCPFNPKKLEPEAMNKDEVQKQQEGLPLASSKESIGDNPSSSSKEKGESNSIVECDIHWEDLQLRKEIGQGSYAVVYHGIWNASDVAVKVYFGNGYAEETLRDYKKEVDIMKRLRHPNVLLFMGAIYSQERHAIVTELLPRGSLFRTLHKNNQTFDIRRHLRMALDVARGMNYLHHRNPPIVHRDLKSSNLLVDKNWNVKVGDFGLSKLKEATLLTTKSGRGTFYCSLCQMQPQWMAPEVLRSEPSNEKSDVFSYGVVLWEIMTQSIPWKNLNSLQVVGVVGFMNRRLDLPEGLDPHVASIINDCWQSDPEQRPSFEELVQRMMLILNRVTTLSLKRIAES
- the LOC131647034 gene encoding serine/threonine-protein kinase STY46 isoform X2, producing MERQNIAYQILVDRCRSLEEKQVKLTEQFNELMQEKVKDDEDYSAAGFFSGFFFSISPYANVLKCMGHAVHIHRVSSGEIIYWNDSAETLYGWRENEIIGQRVADFLVAEEYYASLRKILQHLITGVPWSGQFPFKKRSGEIFMAMVTKTPFYEGGELVGVITVSSDASVFNSKGFEERRTCQSRVKDQPGIQRLKRIQWPPRPQIASSVPNVAARVLAKLRSGRGGEQRKDTRSIKDNCTTDDNSGNPKISAHGTSSDLRDSSAKPFSKDCCECSGSPYPEDPLLRLRCPFNPKKLEPEAMNKDEVQKQQEGLPLASSKESIGDNPSSSSKEKGESNSIVECDIHWEDLQLRKEIGQGSYAVVYHGIWNASDVAVKVYFGNGYAEETLRDYKKEVDIMKRLRHPNVLLFMGAIYSQERHAIVTELLPRGSLFRTLHKNNQTFDIRRHLRMALDVARGMNYLHHRNPPIVHRDLKSSNLLVDKNWNVKVGDFGLSKLKEATLLTTKSGRGTFYCSLCQMQPQWMAPEVLRSEPSNEKSDVFSYGVVLWEIMTQSIPWKNLNSLQVVGVVGFMNRRLDLPEGLDPHVASIINDCWQSDPEQRPSFEELVQRMMLILNRVTTLSLKRIAES
- the LOC131647034 gene encoding uncharacterized protein LOC131647034 isoform X3, which produces MERQNIAYQILVDRCRSLEEKQVKLTEQFNELMQEKVKDDEDYSAAGFFSGFFFSISPYANVLKCMGHAVHIHRVSSGEIIYWNDSAETLYGWRENEIIGQRVADFLVAEEYYASLRKILQHLITGVPWSGQFPFKKRSGEIFMAMVTKTPFYEGGELVGVITVSSDASVFNSKGFEERRTCQSRVKDQPGIQRLKRIQWPPRPQIASSVPNVAARVLAKLRSGRGGEQRKDTRSIKDNCTTDDNSGSNRMNNGNDLSGSSVELTMHQDISNGEDKEGNLQKCNSLFDVNITDPKISAHGTSSDLRDSSAKPFSKDCCECSGSPYPEDPLLRLRCPFNPKKLEPEAMNKDEVQKQQEGLPLASSKESIGDNPSSSSKEKGESNSIVECDIHWEDLQLRKEIGQGSYAVVYHGIWNASDVAVKVYFGNGYAEETLRDYKKEVDIMKRLRHPNVLLFMGAIYSQERHAIVTELLPRGSLFRTLHKNNQTFDIRRHLRMALDVARGMNYLHHRNPPIVHRDLKSSNLLVDKNWNVKVGDFGLSKLKEATLLTTKSGRGTPQWMAPEVLRSEPSNEK